Proteins co-encoded in one Anopheles moucheti chromosome X, idAnoMoucSN_F20_07, whole genome shotgun sequence genomic window:
- the LOC128306623 gene encoding glutathione S-transferase theta-1-like, whose product MSRGLKLYYDFMSQPSRALYIFLSINKVPFERCPVALRKLEHKTADYKTNVNRYGKVPCIVEQEFRLAESIAIYQYLCREYRVSSNWYPEDTVCQARIDEYLSWQHLNIRADVSLYFFHVWLKPLLGEEVDAAKTDRLHERLNNALNFFEKTFLCNGQQPFLAGNSISIADLSAACEIEQAKIAGFDPCTGRPHLDKWMTAVRERTNPYYDEAHKYVYRLAPEHIATPVVLDDD is encoded by the exons ATGTCCCGTGGACTTAAGCTGTACTATGATTTCATGTCGCAACCATCAAGAGCGCTTTATATATTCTTGTCGATCAACAAGGTTCCTTTCGAGCGATGTCCGGTAGCGCTGAGGAAAC TTGAACACAAAACAGCTGATTACAAAACGAATGTTAATCGGTATGGCAAAGTGCCATGCATTGTGGAGCAGGAGTTCCGGCTCGCAGAGAGCATCGCTATTTACCAATACCTTTGCCGCGAGTATCGCGTATCGTCCAATTGGTATCCGGAAGACACCGTATGCCAGGCGCGCATCGATGAATATCTCTCCTGGCAGCATTTGAATATACGCGCCGACGTATCCTTGTACTTTTTCCACGTTTGGTTAAAACCGCTGCTGGGTGAGGAGGTGGATGCCGCCAAGACGGATCGTTTGCATGAGCGACTCAACAACGCGTTGAACTTTTTCGAAAAAACTTTTTTATGCAATGGTCAGCAACCTTTTCTCGCCGGAAACTCCATTAGCATAGCCGATCTATCGGCGGCTTGTGAGATTGAACAAGCCAAGATAGCAGGGTTCGACCCTTGTACTGGTAGGCCGCATCTGGACAAATGGATGACTGCCGTGCGGGAGCGTACGAATCCGTACTATGACGAGGCGCATAAATATGTTTACCGACTGGCACCAGAACATATTGCTACTCCTGTTGTTCTTGATGACGACTGA
- the LOC128306621 gene encoding xaa-Pro aminopeptidase 3 isoform X1 has translation MFGVPNIFPINRTKHCSLLVNKFFRWTNYKTNNVSPDATHNRACHHATFGQPVHSTHPHLIGPGEVLTGISLKEVKRRRQTFLHALRDYAARQIGAATNHIVIIPSANKKYMSHKIPYVFRQNTDFLYLSGCQEPDSVLVLEVDTNNNCKNTIFVRPKDKTAEMWDGPRTGVQFAQDVFGVEESYDINCLKDYLTKYGFANPNSIYWYDERASDLTDVSKMVRDVTNNQTKSPIELIQSLRLIKSESECVLMRKTCEIASKAINTTLENSFPGISEHEIYANVDYYTRINGANFLAYPPVVAGGSNATIIHYINNNQIVKGGELILMDAGCEYHGYTSDITRTWPVDGKFSDAHRVLYEVLLQVQQELLDCLQCQGGETLDQLFDTMCSKIGKYLQEIKLIPASLSALELSRAAYKFCPHHVSHYLGMDVHDTPLISRNIRLCPGMVCTVEPGIYIPTHKLDVPREFRGVGLRIEDDVLIKPGKEIEILTKECVKDTTLIEDLVSCKTRGSLS, from the exons ATGTTCGGTGTTCCAAATATATTTCCGATTAATCGTACGAAGCATTGCAGTTTGCTAGTgaataaat TTTTCAGGTGGacaaattataaaacaaataatgtaTCGCCTGATGCAACCCACAACCGGGCATGCCATCATGCAACGTTCGGCCAGCCTGTACATAGCACTCATCCACATTTAATTGGTCCGGGCGAAGTGTTGACTGGAATTTCACTGAAAGAAGTTAAACGTAGACGGCAAACATTTCTGCATGCATTGAGGGACTATGCGGCTCGGCAGATTGGTGCTGCTACAAACCATATT gTTATTATACCATCCGCTAATAAGAAGTACATGAGCCACAAGATTCCGTACGTTTTTCGTCAGAACACAGATTTCTTATATTTAAGCGGTTGCCAAGAACCGGATAGTGTGCTTGTGCTGGAAGTAGATACAAACAACAATTgtaaaaacacaatttttgtTCGTCCGAAGGATAAAACTGCTGAGATGTGGGATGGACCTAGGACTGGTGTACAATTCGCTCAGGATGTGTTTGGAGTGGAGGAATCTTATGATATTAATTGCTTAAAGGACTATTTGACGAAATACGGGTTTGCCAATCCCAATTCGATATATTGGTACGACGAAAGAGCGTCCGATTTGACCGATGTATCAAAGATGGTCAGAGATGTAACCAACAATCAAACGAAATCACCGATCGAATTGATTCAAAGCCTTCGTCTGATAAAATCTGAAAGTGAATGTGTGTTGATGAGAAAAACGTGCGAGATCGCCTCTAAAGCTATCAATACTACGCTCGAGAACAGCTTTCCTGGCATTAGTGAACATGAAATATACGCCAATGTGGATTACTACACCCGTATCAATGGGGCGAACTTTCTAGCGTACCCACCAGTGGTAGCTGGAGGTTCCAATGCTACGATCATACATTATATAAACAACAATCAAATTGTAAAGGGAGGTGAATTGATACTGATGGATGCGGGATGTGAATATCATGGTTACACAAGCGATATTACAAGAACGTGGCCAGTTGATGGCAAATTTAGCGATGCTCATCGAGTTCTGTACGAAGTTCTTTTACAAGTTCAACAAGAACTTTTAGACTGTTTACAGTGTCAAGGAGGTGAAACTTTAGATCAACTTTTTGATACGATGTGTTCAAAAATAGGCAAATACTTGCAAGAAATCAAGTTAATACCTGCCTCGCTTTCTGCTCTAGAACTGTCTCGAGCCGCATACAAATTTTGTCCTCATCATGTATCTCATTATCTTGGTATGGATGTTCACGATACTCCACTGATATCTAGAAACATTAGATTATGCCCCGGAATGGTATGCACAGTAGAACCAG GCATTTACATACCAACACACAAATTGGATGTTCCGAGAGAATTCCGTGGTGTAGGCTTGCGCATTGAAGACGATGTGCTGATTAAGCCAGGAAAGGAAATAGAAATTCTAACTAAAGAATGTGTAAAAGATACTACGCTAATAGAAGACTTGGTAAGCTGTAAAACAAGAGGCTCATTGTCTTAG
- the LOC128306621 gene encoding xaa-Pro aminopeptidase 3 isoform X2 has protein sequence MWTNYKTNNVSPDATHNRACHHATFGQPVHSTHPHLIGPGEVLTGISLKEVKRRRQTFLHALRDYAARQIGAATNHIVIIPSANKKYMSHKIPYVFRQNTDFLYLSGCQEPDSVLVLEVDTNNNCKNTIFVRPKDKTAEMWDGPRTGVQFAQDVFGVEESYDINCLKDYLTKYGFANPNSIYWYDERASDLTDVSKMVRDVTNNQTKSPIELIQSLRLIKSESECVLMRKTCEIASKAINTTLENSFPGISEHEIYANVDYYTRINGANFLAYPPVVAGGSNATIIHYINNNQIVKGGELILMDAGCEYHGYTSDITRTWPVDGKFSDAHRVLYEVLLQVQQELLDCLQCQGGETLDQLFDTMCSKIGKYLQEIKLIPASLSALELSRAAYKFCPHHVSHYLGMDVHDTPLISRNIRLCPGMVCTVEPGIYIPTHKLDVPREFRGVGLRIEDDVLIKPGKEIEILTKECVKDTTLIEDLVSCKTRGSLS, from the exons at GTGGacaaattataaaacaaataatgtaTCGCCTGATGCAACCCACAACCGGGCATGCCATCATGCAACGTTCGGCCAGCCTGTACATAGCACTCATCCACATTTAATTGGTCCGGGCGAAGTGTTGACTGGAATTTCACTGAAAGAAGTTAAACGTAGACGGCAAACATTTCTGCATGCATTGAGGGACTATGCGGCTCGGCAGATTGGTGCTGCTACAAACCATATT gTTATTATACCATCCGCTAATAAGAAGTACATGAGCCACAAGATTCCGTACGTTTTTCGTCAGAACACAGATTTCTTATATTTAAGCGGTTGCCAAGAACCGGATAGTGTGCTTGTGCTGGAAGTAGATACAAACAACAATTgtaaaaacacaatttttgtTCGTCCGAAGGATAAAACTGCTGAGATGTGGGATGGACCTAGGACTGGTGTACAATTCGCTCAGGATGTGTTTGGAGTGGAGGAATCTTATGATATTAATTGCTTAAAGGACTATTTGACGAAATACGGGTTTGCCAATCCCAATTCGATATATTGGTACGACGAAAGAGCGTCCGATTTGACCGATGTATCAAAGATGGTCAGAGATGTAACCAACAATCAAACGAAATCACCGATCGAATTGATTCAAAGCCTTCGTCTGATAAAATCTGAAAGTGAATGTGTGTTGATGAGAAAAACGTGCGAGATCGCCTCTAAAGCTATCAATACTACGCTCGAGAACAGCTTTCCTGGCATTAGTGAACATGAAATATACGCCAATGTGGATTACTACACCCGTATCAATGGGGCGAACTTTCTAGCGTACCCACCAGTGGTAGCTGGAGGTTCCAATGCTACGATCATACATTATATAAACAACAATCAAATTGTAAAGGGAGGTGAATTGATACTGATGGATGCGGGATGTGAATATCATGGTTACACAAGCGATATTACAAGAACGTGGCCAGTTGATGGCAAATTTAGCGATGCTCATCGAGTTCTGTACGAAGTTCTTTTACAAGTTCAACAAGAACTTTTAGACTGTTTACAGTGTCAAGGAGGTGAAACTTTAGATCAACTTTTTGATACGATGTGTTCAAAAATAGGCAAATACTTGCAAGAAATCAAGTTAATACCTGCCTCGCTTTCTGCTCTAGAACTGTCTCGAGCCGCATACAAATTTTGTCCTCATCATGTATCTCATTATCTTGGTATGGATGTTCACGATACTCCACTGATATCTAGAAACATTAGATTATGCCCCGGAATGGTATGCACAGTAGAACCAG GCATTTACATACCAACACACAAATTGGATGTTCCGAGAGAATTCCGTGGTGTAGGCTTGCGCATTGAAGACGATGTGCTGATTAAGCCAGGAAAGGAAATAGAAATTCTAACTAAAGAATGTGTAAAAGATACTACGCTAATAGAAGACTTGGTAAGCTGTAAAACAAGAGGCTCATTGTCTTAG
- the LOC128306620 gene encoding palmitoyltransferase ZDHHC6-like isoform X2: MFINWSNNPIRRFFHWGPLIAIGIIQSITVMTVYMNGMWWPANSSVAAFIHQTVFLALSLSTGFYFIMASLTGPSYLQLKWKPKQEKDEQYLQFCHVCDGFKAPRSHHCRKCNRCVIKMDHHCPWINNCVGWANHGYFTAFLGFAVLGCLHATTILAASLYVGLYRDWYIYYGHYSKVNVKLTIWSLVLCVFNIGLAIGVVITVGALLVYQLRAILNNRTAIEDWILEKARFRKERINETFVYPYDLGKWNNMKQVINISCTSAGNGIYWPVVEGCDQYTLTREQLAQKEEKRARTRTYTIHRPATGSWVPIFSQGFKVCLSPPLTDEPRIKLAVGDLVRVTRWRKHWLFGEKIQETDSDINLKRIRGWFPRQCAVEYAEYDDVIAETQPLDNKIKKDD; the protein is encoded by the exons ATGTTCATCAACTGGTCCAATAATCCCATCCGGCGTTTCTTTCACTGGGGACCATTGATTGCAATAG gaATCATACAATCTATCACAGTAATGACAGTTTACATGAACGGAATGTGGTGGCCAGCAAACAGTTCCGTGGCAGCGTTCATACACCAAACTGTGTTCTTAGCTTTATCGCTTAGTACTGGATTTTACTTCATAATGGCTTCATTAACAGGACCTAGTTACTTACAATTAAAATGGAAACCTAAGCAAGAGAAGGATGAACAGTATTTACAGTTTTGCCACGTTTGCGATGGTTTCAAGGCACCAAGATCTCACCATTGCCGAAAGTGTAACAGATGTGTGATCAAGATGGATCACCATTGCCCGTGGATTAACAATTGCGTTGGTTGGGCAAATCATGGCTATTTTACAGCCTTTTTAGGATTCGCCGTTCTCGGTTGTCTTCATGCCACCACGATTCTTGCCGCCTCGTTGTATGTTGGATTATATCGGGATTGGTACATTTATTACGGCCACTATTCCAAGGTGAACGTAAAACTGACTATTTGGAGtcttgttttatgtgtgtttaaTATTGGATTAGCTATCGGTGTTGTAATCACGGTAGGCGCACTGTTGGTATACCAACTGAGAGCAATTTTAAACAATCGTACAGCAATTGAAGATTGGATACTCGAAAAGGCACGTTTTAGGAAAGAACGCATTAATGAGACTTTCGTTTATCCCTATGATTTGGGAAAATGGAACAATATGAAACAGGTAATCAACATAAGCTGTACTTCCGCGGGTAATGGAATATACTGGCCCGTAGTAGAAGGATGTGATCAGTACACCTTAACC cGTGAGCAATTAGcacaaaaagaagagaaaagagCACGAACACGCACATATACGATTCATCGTCCAGCCACGGGCAGTTGGGTGCCTATCTTTTCGCAAGGATTTAAGGTGTGCCTATCGCCGCCGCTAACGGATGAACCGCGTATTAAGCTTGCTGTTGGAGATCTCGTTCGCGTTACTAGATGGAGAAA GCATTGGTTGTTTGGTGAAAAGATACAGGAAACAGACAGTGATATTAATCTGAAACGGATTCGCGGTTGGTTTCCTCGTCAGTGCGCTGTAGAATATGCGGAGTACGATGATGTAATAGCCGAAACCCAACCATtagacaataaaataaaaaaagatgattAA
- the LOC128306620 gene encoding aminopeptidase N-like isoform X1 yields MAMERNAMLFAVLITVIAASLGDSSNLNSSYRLPKSITPEHYNLRVFTHLGDQRGFIFHGQVAIRFLCLEDTDKVVLHSKNLTLPEERVLLRESVSDNQPNRSRQIDIKSLEYVTEHDYAVFHVSAPLKKGERYEITIPFESNLSTGLIGYYRSSYIDKKTKQKTWLAVTQFEPTYARQAFPCFDEPEMKATFDISLAHHERYVALSNMPLNRSMPLDSMPGWVLDEFNTTVPMSTYLVAYTVNDFEYREAKTTEPGDVVFKIWARRDAIDQVDYAREIGPRVTRFYEDYFHQKFPLPKIDMIAIPDFASGAMENWGLITYRETALLYHPNISTASNKHRVASVIAHELAHQWFGNLVTMRWWTDLWLNEGFATYVASLGVDYLHPEWYSLEEESISNTLDIFKFDALLSSHPISVEIGHPNQISQIFDAISYEKGSIVIRMMHLFLSEETFRNGVSRYLQRHAYGNAEQDNLWEALTEEAHANGVLPDFIDVKKVMDSWTLQTGYPIITVTRNYDANSAEVTQTRFVSSEVPKDQNVTDYCWWIPLTFTTAKQLDFNDTLPKGWMECKGEKEKHEKQVKLLDDLPDPEHWVIFNVQLAGLYKVKYDKANYRLIISQLNGARYHDIGLLNRAQLIDDAMDLAWTGQQNYGIAFAMMNYLRQETAYIPWKSALTNLNSLNRILKRTPIYDIFKSYVQYILEPIYEQLDVFNEAKKTTDRLDGIKQITLIASWACRFEVGDCANRSVELFSRWMNETNPDVSNPVPIDLRPVVYCNAIRLGNDSQWNFLWHRYLQSNVGSEKIMIIGSLACTRQVVLVERFLQSSLNSTSGVRKQDATILFSSVARNDVGFMAAKSFFLNRADEIYDFLSPDTSRLSRYIKPLAEQMFSTEEVQELNDLIQKKATIFEKANQGVKQALEMAQTNNKWSQTNFGKMERLLPILATRSTANTLDDLIDNF; encoded by the exons ATGGCGATGGAGCGTAATGCAATGCTATTCGCGGTGCTTATAACCGTTATAGCAGCAAGTTTGGGTGACTCCAGCAATCTGAACAGCAGCTACCGACTACCCAAATCAATCACCCCCGAACATTACAATTTACGCGTGTTCACACATCTCGGCGATCAACgaggatttatttttcatggACAAGTAGCGATAAGG TTCCTGTGCCTGGAGGATACGGACAAAGTTGTGCTACATTCTAAAAATTTAACACTGCCCGAGGAGCGAGTTTTGTTGCGTGAGAGTGTATCGGACAATCAACCCAATCGGTCGCGGCAAATCGATATCAAAAGTCTGGAATACGTCACAGAGCATGACTATGCCGTGTTTCATGTAAGCGCACCGTTGAAGAAAGGTGAAAGATATGAAATTACCATCCCGTTTGAGAGCAATCTCAGCACCGGACTGATTGGATACTACAGAAGCAGCTATATAgataaaaaaacgaagcaaaagacCTGGCTAGCGGTGACACAGTTCGAGCCAACGTATGCGCGACaagctttcccatgttttgaTGAGCCGGAAATGAAAGCGACATTCGATATATCCTTAGCGCACCACGAACGATACGTTGCGCTGAGTAACATGCCATTGAATCGCAGCATGCCGCTGGACAGTATGCCGGGTTGGGTTTTGGACGAGTTTAATACGACCGTACCGATGTCTACCTACTTGGTCGCGTACACCGTGAATGATTTCGAGTACCGTGAGGCGAAGACAACGGAACCGGGCGATGTGGTGTTTAAGATTTGGGCACGGCGAGACGCGATCGATCAGGTCGATTATGCGCGTGAAATTGGGCCACGTGTTACACGGTTCTACGAAGATTACTTCCATCAGAAATTCCCTCTGCCCAAGATAGATATGATTGCCATTCCGGATTTTGCCTCGGGTGCTATGGAAAATTGGGGTCTCATCACGTACCGTGAAACGGCATTGCTGTACCATCCTAACATCTCCACCGCGAGCAATAAACATCGCGTTGCATCGGTAATTGCTCACGAGTTGGCCCATCAGTGGTTTGGCAATTTAGTCACGATGCGCTGGTGGACAGATTTGTGGTTAAACGAAGGCTTTGCCACGTACGTCGCTAGCTTGGGCGTGGACTATTTGCACCCGGAGTGGTATTCGCTTGAGGAGGAATCAATCTCGAACACGTTGGATATTTTCAAGTTTGATGCACTGCTGTCAAGCCATCCCATATCGGTAGAAATTGGGCACCCGAATCAGATTTCGCAAATCTTTGATGCCATCTCGTACGAGAAAGGTTCAATTGTAATACGCATGATGCATCTGTTTCTGAGCGAGGAAACGTTCCGTAATGGTGTTAGCCGGTACCTGCAACGACACGCTTACGGTAACGCGGAGCAGGACAACTTATGGGAAGCATTAACGGAGGAGGCACACGCGAACGGTGTGCTGCCGGATTTTATCGATGTAAAGAAAGTTATGGATTCGTGGACGTTGCAAACAGGCTATCCGATTATAACCGTAACGCGCAACTATGATGCAAACTCTGCGGAAGTAACGCAAACGCGCTTCGTCTCGTCGGAAGTACCTAAAGATCAGAACGTAACCGACTACTGTTGGTGGATACCGTTAACGTTTACCACAGCAAAGCAGCTCGACTTCAACGATACACTTCCGAAAGGTTGGATGGAGTGCAAGGGCGAGAAGGAGAAGCATGAAAAGCAAGTTAAACTGTTGGATGATTTGCCAGATCCCGAGCACTGGGTGATTTTTAACGTACAGCTAGCCGGTTTATATAAGGTTAAGTACGATAAGGCGAATTATCGTTTGATAATCTCCCAGTTGAATGGTGCGCGATATCACGACATTGGGCTGCTGAACCGTGCCCAACTGATTGACGATGCGATGGATCTGGCGTGGACTGGCCAGCAGAACTACGGCATTGCCTTTGCCATGATGAACTACCTTCGGCAGGAAACGGCGTACATACCGTGGAAGTCCGCATTAACAAACCTTAACAGCCTGAACAGAATATTGAAGCGTACCCCGATCTATGACATATTCAAAAGCTACGTCCAGTACATACTAGAGCCCATCTACGAACAATTAGATGTATTTAACGAGGCAAAAAAGACGACTGACCGACTTGATGGTATTAAACAAATTACTTTAATTGCTTCCTGGGCATGTCGGTTTGAGGTAGGCGATTGCGCTAATCGTTCTGTTGAACTTTTCTCGCGCTGGATGAACGAAACAAATCCCGATGTAAGCAATCCGGTCCCTATAGATCTAAGGCCAGTGGTTTACTGTAACGCCATACGCTTGGGCAACGACTCGCAGTGGAATTTCCTTTGGCATCGCTATTTGCAAAGCAATGTTGGTTCGGAAAAGATCATGATCATCGGATCGCTTGCTTGCACACGCCAGGTGGTACTGGTGGAGCGCTTCCTGCAATCGTCTCTCAACAGCACGTCTGGTGTGCGTAAACAGGACGCAACGATACTGTTCAGCAGTGTTGCCCGAAACGACGTTGGTTTCATGGCGGCTAAAAGCTTTTTCCTAAACCGTGCGGATGAGATCTACGATTT CCTGAGCCCGGACACGTCGCGGCTGTCGCGTTACATCAAACCTCTAGCGGAGCAAATGTTTTCGACCGAGGAAGTGCAGGAGCTGAACGATTTGATACAGAAAAAGGCAACCATCTTCGAGAAAGCCAACCAAGGCGTTAAGCAAGCACTAGAAATGGCAcagacaaacaacaaatggTCACAGACCAATTTCGGTAAGATGGAACGTTTGCTTCCGATTTTAGCTACAAGGTCCACCGCAAATACTCTGGATGATTTAATCGACAACTTCTAA
- the LOC128306587 gene encoding uncharacterized protein LOC128306587 — MKSLNSMVTHTMSNSLATLCNIGNSCYMNSVLYTLRFAPNFTHNLHHLVEFLELVLHKSIADRKYIVQHDENAQNELNVMNSKPKSSFLGHNAAAGGTDGAAGHSWNTKDLIQQDRNLNGYEKAATNRTTVSCDGSAMLGEISFGDNDKCSVLNSPTHSCNFCSAAKPACAGDNCSRSRNSDINFINGSGAKNNRQLVCETLHELFHNLARNEASDVIEPFHAGGLLQAVQSVSSTFEGNQQQDAHEFLMCILDSVRESCQILNKNLIENPDILKISPFPSLEKAVATDVAINNSNTTATSSESKISNTQFITRNLFRRRKESLKNTKSCIKDGRFDAAAGINVQTAAGSNCVHTCTGKQKITLPNVTAGVQESSVAQERLKQRIRTLGLNFFCEDFEGVTVSRTRCLSCETVTEQKETMIDIAIPITSNEVNDAVKNPQQFYQDACITQEYFRGDNKYRCEVCSGYTEACRTISFDILPRLLVLQLKRFNGDMEKINSYIPTPFILQCFCAECIGKADNEKRHIYRLYSVITHVGARMSVGHYIAYTSSLQIPLHYVNCVKDRQKRALLAAASFEAQTTQPTPDGISSTGISNKGQSGAEKSASGQLKKLFGSKKTSSAGDISKKLKNNVINRFAPVNGMESSQLQTNADTCLEKPARAGYIDNFYSIHSIDANINHAHGSGDFLISGTETSGLSCQSVGCCAVLAKATHTNEILHPAANNGRYFVDDGLASENARNNSIHNVSPISTGSICNNNCTHHTHKLDASNGEDRSSIVDCHNSLFANSGHNEESKDLGYGNVIHDSITNQPLTWYMCDDDKIKIMTQLEFEEVLSPNRRHVTTPYLLFYARYDVAQNQHNQAKEQTISPAQHQQQPYEQKLHTALTKHVPPTTKSATISV; from the exons ATGAAAAGTCTCAACAGTATGGTAACGCACACCATGAGTAATTCACTCGCAACACTATGTAACATAGGCAACTCGTGTTATATGAATTCGGTGTTGTACACTTTACGATTTGCACCAAACTTTACACACAATTTACATCATCTCGTAGAATTCTTGGAGTTAGTGTTGCATAAATCAATTGCAGATCGAAAGTACATAGTTCAACATGATGAGAATGCTCAAAATGAGTTAAATGTGATGAATTCTAAACCGAAATCTTCCTTCCTCGGACATAATGCTGCTGCGGGAGGAACGGATGGTGCCGCTGGACATAGTTGGAATACTAAAGATTTAATTCAACAAGACAGAAATTTGAATGGATATgaaaaagcagcaacaaacagaacaacaGTCTCATGCGATGGTTCTGCCATGCTCGGCGAAATAAGCTTTGGTGATAATGATAAATGTAGTGTGCTAAATAGTCCTACGCATAGTTGTAATTTCTGTAGTGCAGCAAAGCCTGCATGTGCCGGTGATAATTGTAGTAGGTCAAGAAATTCTGATATTAACTTTATTAATGGAAGCGgtgcaaaaaacaacagacaGCTGGTTTGCGAAACATTGCATGAACTGTTCCACAACCTTGCCCGAAATGAGGCTTCCGATGTGATTGAACCTTTTCATGCCGGTGGATTGCTACAAGCTGTACAAAGCGTTAGCAGTACATTCGAAGGAAATCAACAGCAAGACGCGCACGAGTTTCTGATGTGCATATTGGATAGCGTGCGAGAATCCTGTCAAATACTGAACAAAAATCTAATAGAAAATCCTGATATTCTAAAGATTAG CCCGTTTCCATCTCTTGAGAAAGCTGTTGCAACCGATGTAGCGATAAACAATAGCAATACTACAGCTACGAGTTCCGAGTCGAAAATTAGCAACACACAGTTCATTACGCGCAATTTATTTCGTCGGCGCAAAGAATCATTGAAAAACACCAAGTCATGCATAAAAGATGGACGGTTTGATGCAGCTGCTGGCATCAACGTTCAAACCGCTGCGGGAAGTAATTGTGTACATACGTGTACGGGGAAACAAAAGATTACGCTGCCTAACGTAACTGCTGGAGTGCAAGAATCAAGCGTAGCCCAAGAACGATTGAAGCAACGTATCCGGACATTGGGATTGAACTTTTTTTGTGAAGATTTTGAAGGTGTTACAGTATCAAGAACGAGATGCCTATCCTGCGAAACGGTAACCgaacaaaaggaaacgatGATCGACATTGCCATTCCAATCACATCAAACGAAGTAAACGATGCAGTTAAGAATCCTCAACAATTTTATCAG gACGCTTGCATAACCCAGGAATATTTTCGAGGTGATAATAAGTACAGATGTGAAGTTTGTTCCGGCTACACCGAAGCGTGTCGTACGATTTCGTTTGACATATTACCACGGTTGTTGGTTCTACAGCTGAAGCGATTTAATGGTGATATGGAAAAAATCAACAGCTATATTCCAACACCATTTATACTGCAGTGTTTTTGTGCGGAATGTATAGGAAAGGCGGATAACGAGAAGCGTCACATTTATCGACTATATAGCGTTATCACGCATGTAGGAGCACGAATGTCGGTAGGACACTACATCGCATATACCAGTTCACTCCAAATCCCGCTGCACTACGTAAACTGTGTTAAAGATCGTCAGAAAAGAGCTTTACTCGCAGCGGCTTCATTCGAGGCACAGACGACACAGCCTACGCCAGATGGCATCAGCAGCACGGGAATCTCAAACAAAGGTCAAAGTGGCGCCGAGAAAAGCGCATCCGGTCAATTAAAGAAGCTGTtcggcagcaaaaaaacatcgaGTGCGGGAGATATTAGCAAAAAGTTGAAAAACAACGTAATTAATCGTTTCGCCCCGGTTAACGGCATGGAAAGCTCGCAGCTTCAAACGAACGCAGATACCTGTCTTGAGAAACCTGCCAGGGCGGGGTACATTGATAATTTCTACAGCATTCACAGCATCGATGCAAATATCAATCATGCGCATGGTTCAGGCGATTTTCTAATCAGTGGGACTGAAACGTCCGGTCTGTCTTGTCAGAGCGTTGGTTGCTGTGCCGTGCTTGCAAAAGCTACGCATACGAACGAAATACTGCATCCGGCGGCCAACAACGGGCGATATTTCGTCGATGATGGTTTGGCTAGTGAAAATGCACGAAACAATAGCATCCATAACGTGTCGCCTATTTCAACAGGATCGATATGCAACAACAATTGTACCCATCACACTCATAAGCTAGACGCTTCCAACGGCGAAGACCGTTCCAGTATAGTAGACTGTCACAATTCATTATTTGCCAATTCGGGGCATAATGAAGAAAGTAAAGATTTAGGCTATGGTAACGTTATCCACGATTCAATTACAAATCAACCGCTAACATGGTACATGTGTGACGATGACAAGATCAAAATAATGACTCAGCTTGAGTTTGAGGAGGTTCTTTCACCGAATCGTCGTCACGTGACAACGCCATATTTGCTATTTTATGCTCGTTACGATGTAGCGCAAAATCAACATAATCAAGCAAAGGAGCAAACGATATCGCCTgcgcaacatcagcagcaaccgTATGAACAAAAACTACACACGGCACTTACAAAGCATGTACCGCCAACAACAAAATCTGCCACAATATCTGTTTAG